In one Arachis duranensis cultivar V14167 chromosome 9, aradu.V14167.gnm2.J7QH, whole genome shotgun sequence genomic region, the following are encoded:
- the LOC107467718 gene encoding signal peptide peptidase-like 2 isoform X1, whose protein sequence is MASSSSFCYHSSYSAVAAVVITLLLFVFGDAADDAPKLDPSCAKDVQLVKMKHWVDGNVVNSGYGGMSAMFGAQFPKEVSQSPKSPVVFADPRDCCVPPITKLLVGSVTLCQRGTCDFTTKAAIAQAAGAVAVLVLNESDDLFSMECSNSSRVDISIPVAMISKTAGDDLDNELSSGKKVELSIYAPTRPLLDYSVAVLWLMAVGTVICASTWADITAADCDERYNELSPKGSFKSETMKDEEDIVNIDTKGAIIFVISASTFLVLLFFFMSSWFIWVLIVLFCIGGVEGMHNCIVSLVLRVFPKLGRNIVKVPMFGKSSIFSIVVFIVCVAFAVLWIVNRRESYSWFGQDVLGICLMITILQLARLPNIKVATVLLCCAFVYDIFWVFISPVIFHKSVMITVARGDKAGGEAIPMLLRFPRPHDPWKGYDMIGFGDILFPGLLVCFARRFDKENNKRSVNGYFLWLVIGYGVGLFLTYLGLYLMKGHGQPALLYLVPCTLGTAVILGSIRGEMRSLWDYKPNLPPSKVPPEV, encoded by the exons ATGGCCTCTTCGTCTTCTTTTTGTTATCATTCTTCATATAGTGCGGTCGCTGCGGTGGTGATCACGCTTCTTTTGTTCGTGTTCGGAGACGCCGCCGACGATGCTCCAAAACTTGATCCATCCTGCGCTAAAGATGTTCAATTG GTGAAGATGAAGCATTGGGTTGATGGCAATGTTGTGAATTCCGGGTACGGTGGCATGAGTGCAATGTTTGGTGCTCAGTTTCCCAAGGAAGTCAGTCAGAGTCCCAAATCTCCTGTTGTTTTTGCCGATCCTAGAGATTGTTGTGTCCCACCAATTACTAAG TTACTTGTTGGATCAGTAACTTTATGTCAGCGTGGTACTTGCGACTTCACAACTAAAGCTGCAATTGCACAGGCAGCAGGTGCAGTTGCCGTATTGGTCCTAAATGAGTCGGACG ACCTTTTCTCAATGGAGTGTTCCAATAGCTCTAGAGTAGACATTTCAATCCCAGTTGCAATGATATCAAAGACAGCAGGAGATGATCTCGACAATGAGTTGTCATCTGGAAAGAAAG TGGAACTTTCGATATATGCTCCAACTCGCCCACTTCTAGACTATTCAGTTGCAGTTTTGTGGTTGATGGCTGTCGGAACAGTTATATGCGCTTCAACATGGGCAGATATAACAGCTGCTGATTGTGATGAACGCTACAATGAATTGTCTCCCAAG GGATCTTTCAAATCCGAAACAATGAAAGATGAGGAGGACATTGTTAACATAGACACAAAGGGTGCTATTATCTTTGTCATTTCGGCATCCACTTTTCTTGTGCTACTATTTTTCTTCATGTCGTCTTGGTTTATCTGGGTGCTGATTGTACTTTTCTGCATTGGTGGTGTTGAG GGGATGCACAATTGTATTGTGAGCCTCGTTTTAAG AGTATTTCCAAAACTTGGACGGAATATAGTGAAGGTACCTATGTTTGGGAAGAGTTCTATCTTCTCAATAGTAGTTTTTATAGTATGTGTGGCGTTTGCGGTATTATGGATTGTTAATCGGCGGGAGTCATATTCATGGTTCGGCCAAGATGTCCTT GGCATTTGTTTGATGATAACAATCTTGCAGTTGGCACGATTACCTAATATTAAG GTTGCAACTGTACTTCTTTGTTGTGCATTTGTATACGACATCTTTTGGGTGTTCATATCTCCAGTGATATTCCATAAGAGTGTTATGATTACA GTTGCTCGAGGTGACAAGGCTGGTGGGGAAgcaattcctatgcttttgaGGTTCCCTCGTCCACACGATCCTTGGAAAGGTTATGACATGATTGGATTTGGAGATATTCTCTTCCCTGGCTTGCTTGTTTGCTTTGCTCGTAG ATTTGACAAAGAGAACAACAAGAGGTCAGTGAATGGATATTTTCTTTGGTTGGTAATTGGCTATGGCGTCG GCCTTTTCCTAACATATCTTGGGCTATACTTGATGAAGGGTCATGGACAACCAGCACTTCTCTACCTTGTTCCATGTACCTTAG gTACGGCTGTCATATTGGGAAGTATAAGAGGAGAAATGAGGAGTCTTTGGGATTACAAACCAAACTTGCCTCCCTCCAAAGTGCCTCCAGAAGTGTAA
- the LOC107467718 gene encoding signal peptide peptidase-like 2 isoform X2, with protein MASSSSFCYHSSYSAVAAVVITLLLFVFGDAADDAPKLDPSCAKDVQLVKMKHWVDGNVVNSGYGGMSAMFGAQFPKEVSQSPKSPVVFADPRDCCVPPITKLLVGSVTLCQRGTCDFTTKAAIAQAAGAVAVLVLNESDDLFSMECSNSSRVDISIPVAMISKTAGDDLDNELSSGKKVELSIYAPTRPLLDYSVAVLWLMAVGTVICASTWADITAADCDERYNELSPKGSFKSETMKDEEDIVNIDTKGAIIFVISASTFLVLLFFFMSSWFIWVLIVLFCIGGVEGMHNCIVSLVLRVFPKLGRNIVKVPMFGKSSIFSIVVFIVCVAFAVLWIVNRRESYSWFGQDVLGICLMITILQLARLPNIKVARGDKAGGEAIPMLLRFPRPHDPWKGYDMIGFGDILFPGLLVCFARRFDKENNKRSVNGYFLWLVIGYGVGLFLTYLGLYLMKGHGQPALLYLVPCTLGTAVILGSIRGEMRSLWDYKPNLPPSKVPPEV; from the exons ATGGCCTCTTCGTCTTCTTTTTGTTATCATTCTTCATATAGTGCGGTCGCTGCGGTGGTGATCACGCTTCTTTTGTTCGTGTTCGGAGACGCCGCCGACGATGCTCCAAAACTTGATCCATCCTGCGCTAAAGATGTTCAATTG GTGAAGATGAAGCATTGGGTTGATGGCAATGTTGTGAATTCCGGGTACGGTGGCATGAGTGCAATGTTTGGTGCTCAGTTTCCCAAGGAAGTCAGTCAGAGTCCCAAATCTCCTGTTGTTTTTGCCGATCCTAGAGATTGTTGTGTCCCACCAATTACTAAG TTACTTGTTGGATCAGTAACTTTATGTCAGCGTGGTACTTGCGACTTCACAACTAAAGCTGCAATTGCACAGGCAGCAGGTGCAGTTGCCGTATTGGTCCTAAATGAGTCGGACG ACCTTTTCTCAATGGAGTGTTCCAATAGCTCTAGAGTAGACATTTCAATCCCAGTTGCAATGATATCAAAGACAGCAGGAGATGATCTCGACAATGAGTTGTCATCTGGAAAGAAAG TGGAACTTTCGATATATGCTCCAACTCGCCCACTTCTAGACTATTCAGTTGCAGTTTTGTGGTTGATGGCTGTCGGAACAGTTATATGCGCTTCAACATGGGCAGATATAACAGCTGCTGATTGTGATGAACGCTACAATGAATTGTCTCCCAAG GGATCTTTCAAATCCGAAACAATGAAAGATGAGGAGGACATTGTTAACATAGACACAAAGGGTGCTATTATCTTTGTCATTTCGGCATCCACTTTTCTTGTGCTACTATTTTTCTTCATGTCGTCTTGGTTTATCTGGGTGCTGATTGTACTTTTCTGCATTGGTGGTGTTGAG GGGATGCACAATTGTATTGTGAGCCTCGTTTTAAG AGTATTTCCAAAACTTGGACGGAATATAGTGAAGGTACCTATGTTTGGGAAGAGTTCTATCTTCTCAATAGTAGTTTTTATAGTATGTGTGGCGTTTGCGGTATTATGGATTGTTAATCGGCGGGAGTCATATTCATGGTTCGGCCAAGATGTCCTT GGCATTTGTTTGATGATAACAATCTTGCAGTTGGCACGATTACCTAATATTAAG GTTGCTCGAGGTGACAAGGCTGGTGGGGAAgcaattcctatgcttttgaGGTTCCCTCGTCCACACGATCCTTGGAAAGGTTATGACATGATTGGATTTGGAGATATTCTCTTCCCTGGCTTGCTTGTTTGCTTTGCTCGTAG ATTTGACAAAGAGAACAACAAGAGGTCAGTGAATGGATATTTTCTTTGGTTGGTAATTGGCTATGGCGTCG GCCTTTTCCTAACATATCTTGGGCTATACTTGATGAAGGGTCATGGACAACCAGCACTTCTCTACCTTGTTCCATGTACCTTAG gTACGGCTGTCATATTGGGAAGTATAAGAGGAGAAATGAGGAGTCTTTGGGATTACAAACCAAACTTGCCTCCCTCCAAAGTGCCTCCAGAAGTGTAA